One part of the Francisella adeliensis genome encodes these proteins:
- the gcvT gene encoding glycine cleavage system aminomethyltransferase GcvT — MLKTPLYDCHVNASARMVDFSGWSMPINYGSQIKEHELVRTSCGIFDVSHMLAVDIEGRDAENFLRNILANDVKKLQVNHALYGCMLNDDACIIDDLITYKVADNHFRIVINAGNRESDVAWFRENSKDFDVAITTCEDSAIIAVQGPNAKDIVAKSVGSSIASELVELKPFSFKLDGEWMYARTGYTGEDGFEIILPQSKAVNFWNALLENGAEPAGLGARDTLRLEAGMHLYGQDMNTQTTPLERGLGWSVDLSDEDREFNGKKAYLAKKAQGVKTKWAGVVLHSKGVLRAGQEIDFDNGEKGYITSGSFSPSLKVAIALAYIPKEGANPKVNIRGKELDVEVTKPRFVKNGKSLL, encoded by the coding sequence ATGCTTAAAACTCCATTATATGACTGTCATGTGAATGCAAGTGCTCGCATGGTAGATTTTTCGGGTTGGTCAATGCCGATAAATTATGGTTCACAAATCAAAGAGCATGAGCTTGTTCGTACAAGTTGCGGTATCTTTGATGTGTCACATATGCTTGCTGTAGATATAGAAGGCAGAGATGCTGAGAATTTCTTGCGCAACATACTTGCTAATGATGTAAAGAAACTTCAAGTAAATCACGCGCTGTATGGCTGTATGCTTAATGATGATGCTTGTATTATTGATGATTTGATAACTTATAAGGTTGCTGATAATCACTTTAGAATAGTTATCAATGCTGGTAATAGAGAGTCTGATGTAGCTTGGTTTAGAGAAAACTCAAAAGATTTTGATGTGGCTATTACAACTTGTGAAGATTCTGCAATTATAGCAGTACAAGGACCTAATGCTAAAGATATAGTTGCTAAATCAGTAGGTTCTAGTATCGCAAGTGAGCTTGTAGAGTTAAAACCATTTAGCTTTAAATTAGATGGTGAGTGGATGTATGCTCGCACAGGCTATACAGGCGAAGACGGTTTCGAGATAATCTTACCACAAAGCAAAGCAGTAAATTTTTGGAATGCGTTGCTTGAGAATGGGGCTGAACCAGCTGGTTTAGGTGCTAGAGACACTCTGAGGCTTGAAGCAGGTATGCACTTATATGGTCAAGATATGAATACTCAAACTACACCACTAGAAAGAGGTTTGGGTTGGAGTGTGGATTTATCTGACGAAGATAGGGAGTTTAACGGTAAGAAAGCGTATCTTGCTAAAAAAGCGCAAGGTGTAAAAACTAAGTGGGCTGGTGTAGTGCTTCATTCAAAAGGTGTACTAAGGGCTGGCCAAGAAATAGACTTTGATAATGGTGAAAAAGGTTATATTACGAGTGGTAGTTTCTCACCAAGCTTAAAAGTGGCGATAGCATTAGCATATATACCTAAAGAAGGAGCTAATCCTAAAGTGAATATCAGAGGTAAAGAGCTTGATGTAGAAGTTACTAAGCCTAGATTTGTCAAAAATGGTAAGTCACTGCTATAG
- the gcvH gene encoding glycine cleavage system protein GcvH: MSDIPSELKYTKSHEWIKVDGDEVIVGITEHAQSLLGDLVYVELPEVGDEFSTGDDACVVESVKAASDVYSPVAGEVIEINDSVSDDPAQVNHSPYSEGWLFKLKVSDESELNALMSASSYSEIIAD, translated from the coding sequence ATGTCTGATATACCTAGTGAACTAAAATACACAAAGAGTCATGAATGGATAAAAGTTGATGGTGATGAAGTAATTGTAGGTATTACTGAGCATGCACAATCACTTCTGGGCGATCTTGTATATGTTGAGTTACCAGAGGTTGGAGATGAGTTTTCTACAGGTGATGATGCTTGTGTAGTTGAATCTGTAAAGGCGGCTTCTGATGTTTATTCTCCAGTGGCAGGTGAAGTTATAGAGATAAATGATTCAGTATCTGATGATCCAGCACAAGTTAATCATAGTCCTTACAGTGAAGGTTGGTTATTTAAACTTAAAGTATCTGATGAATCAGAGTTGAATGCTCTTATGTCAGCTAGTAGCTACTCAGAAATAATTGCTGATTAA
- the gcvPA gene encoding aminomethyl-transferring glycine dehydrogenase subunit GcvPA: protein MSFIPHKPEQIKEMLGIIKADSVDDLFDEILPELRADKLDIADGICEIELARVAKKRASKNKDLVNFIGAGAYTHHIPAAIWDIVARGEFYTAYTPYQAEASQGGLQVIYEYQTMIASLTGMDVSNASMYDGATALAESILMAIRSNKKAKSLKVLVADALHPTYLKVVDTITKHQDVEVDVVSLDLKEGKTSVDALKAFEDNKYAAVVIQSPNFLGQIPDVDGLTNWAHNHGALVVAVTNPVSLAMLKPPVEWGESGADIVCGEGQPLGVPLASGGPYFGFMTCKMAFVRQMPGRIVGRTVDLDGKEGFCLTLQAREQHIRRAKATSNICTNQGLMVTAATIYMSLMGAEGLSRVAENCHVNTNSLASKLVSLDGVSERFDGVRFHEAVIDLPIKAKDFVKAMASEGFDAGFDLGQFDESLQNSIMICSTEIHSDCDHDEYVAAAKKVIEKILKSGVGG from the coding sequence ATGTCTTTTATTCCGCATAAACCTGAGCAAATTAAAGAAATGCTCGGTATAATTAAAGCAGATTCAGTTGATGATTTATTTGATGAGATTTTACCAGAGCTTAGAGCCGATAAGCTTGATATAGCTGATGGTATCTGTGAAATAGAACTAGCTCGCGTTGCTAAAAAAAGAGCATCTAAAAATAAAGATTTAGTAAATTTTATCGGTGCTGGTGCTTACACGCATCACATACCTGCAGCTATATGGGATATAGTTGCTAGAGGAGAGTTTTATACTGCATATACGCCGTATCAAGCAGAAGCTTCTCAAGGTGGCTTACAAGTAATTTATGAATACCAAACAATGATAGCTTCTCTTACAGGTATGGATGTATCAAATGCTTCTATGTATGATGGTGCAACTGCTCTTGCAGAATCTATCTTGATGGCTATTCGCTCAAACAAAAAAGCAAAATCACTAAAAGTACTAGTTGCAGATGCTTTGCATCCGACTTACTTAAAAGTGGTAGACACTATAACTAAGCACCAGGATGTAGAAGTTGATGTTGTTAGCTTAGACTTGAAAGAAGGTAAAACTTCTGTTGATGCTTTAAAAGCATTTGAAGATAACAAGTACGCTGCTGTAGTTATTCAAAGTCCTAACTTCTTAGGTCAAATTCCAGATGTGGATGGCTTAACTAATTGGGCACATAATCATGGTGCTTTAGTTGTAGCGGTAACTAATCCAGTTTCATTAGCAATGCTAAAACCACCAGTTGAATGGGGCGAAAGCGGAGCTGATATAGTTTGTGGTGAAGGTCAGCCATTAGGTGTGCCTTTAGCTTCTGGTGGTCCATACTTTGGCTTCATGACTTGTAAAATGGCTTTTGTACGCCAAATGCCGGGTCGTATCGTTGGTAGAACTGTGGATTTAGATGGTAAAGAAGGTTTCTGTCTTACTTTACAAGCTCGTGAGCAACATATTCGTCGTGCTAAGGCTACTTCAAATATCTGTACTAACCAAGGTTTGATGGTAACAGCTGCTACTATTTATATGAGTTTGATGGGTGCTGAAGGTTTGTCTCGAGTTGCTGAGAATTGCCATGTAAATACTAATAGCCTAGCAAGTAAACTTGTATCTTTAGATGGTGTGAGTGAGAGATTTGATGGCGTTCGTTTCCATGAAGCGGTTATTGATTTACCAATTAAGGCAAAAGATTTTGTTAAAGCAATGGCTAGTGAAGGTTTTGATGCTGGATTTGACTTAGGTCAGTTTGATGAAAGCTTACAAAATTCAATAATGATTTGTTCAACAGAAATTCATAGTGATTGTGACCATGATGAGTATGTTGCTGCAGCTAAGAAAGTAATTGAAAAAATATTAAAATCTGGTGTAGGAGGTTAA